In Candidatus Poribacteria bacterium, the DNA window TAAAAACTATAAAGGATATCCCATGGATTTACAACTTCTTTATACCTGGCAACTTAGGTTTATAAAGATGCATAAGGATCGACCAGAAAATAAAAAAGACGTTTTTTGGGTTCAAAGTGACCGTTTTGAACCAGTTATGCGTCTTATATAACAAATGGACGCTCCAAAATGCATCGCAGAAAGGATGGAGAATTGCCAGACGATGTTAAAGAGAGCAGTGATGAAAAATTGATGGCACTCATTGACAAACATGAGCCGCTGTTAAGAGGTATCATTGCATTGGACGTTCACAATCCGATTGATGCTGAGGACGTCTTTCAGGAAACAGTCACCAAGATTCTTGAACATTTCCAGAAAGGCATAGAAATAAAATATCCGAAAGCATGGATGGTAAAAATCGCCAAAAACAAGTGTGTTGACTTTCACCGTCGACAGCAACGCGACATAGACAGCAACGCGACATAAATAGAGACTTGGATTTGGCAGCTTTTATCAGTTCTTCGGCTTTCGGGGGTGGCGTTAGTATTGCTGATGAACAGCATGAGGCAGTGATTGCGGGAGAAATTCATAACGTAATTGCGGAGATGAAGTCCATTTATAGAGATGTGGGAGAGTTGCATATCCAAGGATACACCGACTTTGAGATTTCAGAACTCTTAGAGGTTCCGGAAGGAACAGTAAAATCCCGGCTTCGGAAGTTTCGGCAGTTGATACGGGAGTATCTGGAGATAGATACACCACCGAAAAAGAAGAAGTCCTGATTGCAATTTTCGCACATCGTGAATTCCAAAGTATCTATTTTGTCTCGTTTGACGAAATCGTTTTTGTAAACGGCAGTCTCCTTTTTAGAGGTGCGCCGACAGTGGTAGCAGCACAGATCGGCGCGGCACTGCCATAACCAGACTATGACAGCACTAACCTAATTGTATCATAAAACACCTTTGTTTTGTGAGACTTTTGGGTTAGTATCTTATCACACAGACGGATTGTCAAAGACGCAATATATTTTCACAAATTTTTGGTCTCTCCAAAGCAATCCAAAAAATCAAGGAGAAATCTAATGTTGTTCAGAAAAGCAATCGAATTTTCTATTATTATTGCCCTATCGGTAATTTTGTCGGTTACATTCTCTACAAACAACAAAGTTGAGGCATGGGATGACCTGTGGTGGAATGTTGAAATTACTACAGACTGCTTTGAAGTGACCGACACCTATACATGCTGGTGCGGCGATTCTGTAGCTTATGGTTGGACAGGCGGCACATCAACAGCCCATGCAAACTTGAGCTCGTCACAACATCCAGAATATCATAGCGTATCGTATCAGGGATGGCAATATTGGACAAACAGTACAAACGTGAGTGACTGTGACGATTGTCCGTAAGCCCAATTTTCCAATAGATGTGAAAAAAGCGGTTTCATAGCGGGGGCAGCTTTATTGCCTCCGCTCTGTGCAAATCAAATGAAAGGAATTTTCAATGAAAAAACTCTGGATCGCAGCCTCTATTTGTATCCTCTTCTGTGGTGGGATCTTCATCTATACAGAATGGGAAAAAAAGGAATTTGTCAAAAACCTTCCGGCACTGCCACAAGAATTTGAGAACACTTCTCAGCAAGACTTATCTCCAGCAAAAGTGGAAAACAATTCCACCGTGATATCAAAAAACAGACAGAAATCAGACGGTTTTAAAACAAAAATCGAAAATGAGGCAAGGTTAGAACAAACCTCAAATGAAGACATCTGGCAAACCAACCAGGATTCTTACGACGGCAATTCTGATCCTATTTTATCCTTGGAAGACATCTGGCAAACCAATCAGGATTCTTACGACGGCAATTCTGATCCTATTTTATCTCCGCCAATGGCACTGCAGGATGCTTCGGTTTCGTTTACAGACTTGAGCCCCGAGGAAAAGCTAGAAGTAAAATACAAAATGCTGCTTGAACAATGGGGAAACATTCCAGAAGTTCAGACCTATTTTGAATTAGGAAAAAAACGACTTCATAATAATTTAACACTTGAAGAAAATATTGTACGGACAGAAGCTATCCTTTATTTATTTCCAAGTGAAAGGACGGAAAAATCACTTATGCTCATGAAGTGGCAGAAATCACAAGGTCCCGATTTTCAATTCAATCTAAATGACCCAGGGTTGATGAGAGAATTAAAAAGCATGGGAGTAAAAAAAGTGGAGAGAAATGGTTTTACATTTTATACCATTGAATAGTTTTGACAAATCATCTCCATGGATACATCTTTATCACAAAAACATTTGATGATTAGGTCTTACATGGAACAAAGATTCCGTAAATATTTACTTGAATATCAAAGGTCTTATCCTCAAAACACAGGAGTAGAAATTATGAAAAATTCATCCTTTCTATACTGTATCATCACGTTTGCTTTAATGGGAATCTTTATCATTTTTATCTTTCCAGAAATCATCCCCACCTCAACGAATCTATTAAAGCAACAAGTGCCGGTGGAAACAAAGATGACAGGAAAAAAGAAAAAAGCCTGTGGTTGTTGCGAAGATAGAGAAAAACGACGGCAACGTTTTGAAAAGATAATTCAAGACGTTCACGCTAGGAGTCAAGTGAAAAAACAAAGTGTTAACATAACCGCACCGTAATGAGAAAAACCGTGCCGGTGAGTGAATACAGAACATCTACAGATGATATTTTTCTCAAAACGCTCTTGGCAATCGGCTTGCCTAAATGAAATATAACGTAGAGGCGAAACTCCTTGCCCGTTTTGTAGTGCCATAATCCTGCAGATCCTGATTCTGATAGACACTAACACGTTTGGAATACTGCCCCAACTGCCAACTGTTAATTACTATTCACAACTCGCTGCCAAAATTTTTGCATACCTACCGCTAGGGTCATTCAGTTCTCCGAAATTTAGATTTTCAATGTTCACGAATCCGCTGTAGGGGAGATTTCCAAATCCCGACTCTTTGGACAAATTGGACAAAAACCTAAAAACTATGGTAGATCTTAGAATTAATTGGACACTCTGCACTGTCTTGGAAACCGCAGCTACCGGGCCTGGGACGAAAGGGTGTATTTATTTTTAGGATCCACCATAAATGACCCTGACCTACCGCAAAGACAAATTTGACTTTATAGGCAAAATGTGGTATCATTTATCAAAAATGCGGATTCTGGAGAAACATGCGGGAAAGCGTAGAACTTTTCATCCGGAGCGTCCATTTGATAGCGGCGATCATTTGGTTCGGCGGTGTTCTCTTTTCTACCTTCGTCGTGATGCCGATTTTACAGCAAAACTTACCGCCACAAAATCTGTTAGCGATCCACAACCGTTTTCGGACGTTGGCACGGTTGATGATTCACGTTTTGCTGACGACAGGCGCGATGGTGTTTTTTATCGTCGCATTGAACAACGGCTTTTTTACAGGAAATAGTACTGGCGATTTTAAAGCCTATATGTTAATTTTCGTCGTGAAACTGGCGGCGTTTGGCACGATGGCACTCTTTTGGGGGTTGTATAGTTCGTTCTATCGGAAACATCTTGAAGCCAGTCCACCAGACGGTGAAGCACATCACAACCAGAGCCGTCATATCAACGTCTGGAGAGGATTGACGCTGGTAGCGGGGGCAATCGTTTTCGCACTTACCGTGTTGCTGTAACTTCGTTCTGTTGGGCGC includes these proteins:
- a CDS encoding RNA polymerase subunit sigma-70; the encoded protein is MAAFISSSAFGGGVSIADEQHEAVIAGEIHNVIAEMKSIYRDVGELHIQGYTDFEISELLEVPEGTVKSRLRKFRQLIREYLEIDTPPKKKKS
- a CDS encoding sigma-70 family RNA polymerase sigma factor, with protein sequence MHRRKDGELPDDVKESSDEKLMALIDKHEPLLRGIIALDVHNPIDAEDVFQETVTKILEHFQKGIEIKYPKAWMVKIAKNKCVDFHRRQQRDIDSNAT